One Methanomassiliicoccales archaeon genomic window, TATGCCGTTTAGCTTGGCATTCTCCCGGGTGCATTCCACTGCCCTGGGATTGATGTCCACGGCTGTGACCTTGGCTCCGCTTCTAGCGCAATGGATGGATATGATCCCGGTACCGCAGCCTACCTCCAGTACGCTATCACCCTTTGAGACCTCCACGCATTCCAAGAGGAGAAAGGTGTCATCGTCGGGCCTGTAGACCTCGTCACATTCGTTGATTAGGAGGGAGGGGTCGTATCTCGTGCCATCACCTCAATCTAAGAACGATCTCGGTTGGGACGAAACTGATTTCATGGCATAAGACCTTAAGCCCCTCTCGGTGAACTATTGGACATCTTCTCCATCTTGGCCATTGCGGTGATAGTGGGCTCGTTGATCTTCGGGTTCTGGAAGAAAGTGGATCTGGTTCCCGTGCTGATCATGGCCAACCTCCTGGTGTTCATGCTCACGATAATCTCGCCGTGGAGCGGCGCCTACCAGGTGCAATTCGACCTAGGGTTCAGGCCCGTATACCTGCAGACGGGGGAGAACATATACACAATATTCACCCAGATGTTCGTACACGGGGATATCTGGCACATACTCTTCAACATGCTCTTCCTCTACTTGATAGGAGTTCAGCTGGAGGACCGTATCGGCAAGATCAGGTTCGCGACGGTCTACTTCATCGCCGGCATCGTAGGAGTGGTGGCCGAGTCACTGTTGAAC contains:
- a CDS encoding rhomboid family intramembrane serine protease, which encodes MDIFSILAIAVIVGSLIFGFWKKVDLVPVLIMANLLVFMLTIISPWSGAYQVQFDLGFRPVYLQTGENIYTIFTQMFVHGDIWHILFNMLFLYLIGVQLEDRIGKIRFATVYFIAGIVGVVAESLLNWGSFVLIIGASGAISGAMGAMLLLYPREKIPFFLGPIFLPN